The Bacteriovorax sp. Seq25_V genome window below encodes:
- the aat gene encoding leucyl/phenylalanyl-tRNA--protein transferase, with translation MPIIDFPNIDTADENGLLALGGDLHPDSLLLAYGRGIYPWPIGRDFPMAWFSPSKRGVIFTEDLHVSRSLLKFIKKCDFSVTFNTDFKEVISTCAKVHNQSREGTWITKEIIDGYTEFHHHEHAYSIEVRNPKGELIGGLYGVILGGFISGESMFHKEKNASKVALFVLLYNLRKLGIPYLDTQMITNTTKNFGATEISRDKFKHLLQMSLGMKKIDVKNFNLNIHEIAQSLTN, from the coding sequence ATGCCAATAATTGATTTTCCAAATATCGATACAGCAGATGAAAATGGACTTCTTGCTTTAGGAGGCGATCTTCATCCAGACTCACTGCTACTCGCCTACGGCCGAGGCATTTATCCATGGCCAATTGGTAGAGACTTTCCTATGGCCTGGTTCTCTCCAAGTAAACGCGGAGTAATTTTTACCGAAGACCTTCATGTTTCTCGAAGCCTTTTAAAATTTATTAAAAAATGTGATTTTTCTGTGACCTTTAACACAGACTTCAAAGAAGTGATAAGTACTTGTGCCAAGGTTCACAACCAATCGCGAGAAGGAACATGGATCACAAAAGAGATTATTGACGGCTATACGGAATTTCACCATCATGAACACGCCTATAGTATCGAAGTCAGAAACCCCAAAGGAGAACTTATTGGTGGTCTATACGGTGTTATCCTGGGCGGATTTATAAGTGGTGAGTCCATGTTTCATAAAGAAAAGAATGCATCAAAGGTTGCCCTCTTCGTCCTCTTATATAATCTCAGAAAGCTTGGTATTCCATACCTTGATACACAGATGATCACCAACACCACAAAGAACTTCGGTGCGACCGAGATCTCTCGTGATAAATTCAAGCATCTACTTCAGATGTCTTTAGGGATGAAAAAAATTGATGTTAAGAATTTTAATCTCAACATCCATGAGATTGCGCAAAGCCTTACAAACTAA
- a CDS encoding NADH ubiquinone oxidoreductase 20 Kd subunit produces the protein MNNYQTYCDAYSKRTGKKFHWFLGSCCLEISKFNEKVSFSNFSSSTNIDDADIIVIGKKLSARDIEFLNSIEGISTKRIISFGICSTSGGIFESQGMLKTVNEITNFKGEISFVPGCPPRFENFTSVLEAEVSGEVK, from the coding sequence GTGAATAATTATCAAACGTACTGTGATGCGTATTCAAAAAGAACTGGAAAAAAGTTTCATTGGTTCCTTGGGAGCTGCTGCCTAGAGATATCAAAATTTAATGAGAAAGTTTCTTTTAGTAACTTCTCTTCTTCTACAAATATTGATGATGCAGATATCATCGTTATTGGGAAGAAGTTAAGTGCACGAGACATTGAGTTTTTAAATAGTATTGAAGGAATTAGTACAAAGAGAATTATTTCTTTTGGTATTTGCAGTACTTCAGGTGGTATTTTCGAATCACAGGGAATGCTAAAGACAGTAAATGAGATTACTAATTTTAAGGGAGAGATTTCTTTCGTACCAGGTTGTCCTCCTCGTTTTGAAAATTTCACTTCCGTTCTTGAAGCTGAAGTCAGTGGAGAAGTGAAATGA
- a CDS encoding NADH-quinone oxidoreductase subunit C: protein MIVKKITDSLKIHRKDELADLFAEIGAKSSISCVGVTCLDLLNSSHLKNKYGITESRYLLIYIFHDLEKEQIRYIGCPLLFGQTMQSYSQIWSSLFYQEKEVYKNFGITFYVDERIQHEILEKDNSHFLEKDFVKGDVLRDSSIENDLYDYLNVNLHEYGVESSDVSFEFLTNGKNIQKMKVSQDSPFIGLEKRFEKINISDYPKYISHFNIYTPFSYQLLWFEVQSYLKGTTYTQYLEAKKMLFLEISRLYEHIQSLKESFLLIDEKSANELCESIQNDFYMLFCQIDSGRPYPIITNDFESRLPEGWLRKCIELLQKYGPLLEKLKSSIVSLDRIVKKTMISNKTIHPLKAGLSGLGLRSFGVSYDIRKNQPFYLYDQLELKVPLGISGSSYDRLLIRLEEVLEVSSNIVRLVEGFPVFSADSAHFSVPHFEEEEILFATTENAHGDISFIMHSLPSQHMMSRFHVINPSLRFLYSFENFYSHTNVDLIAMDWVTLGLNISEVVK from the coding sequence ATGATTGTAAAGAAGATAACTGATTCTTTAAAGATCCATCGTAAGGATGAACTCGCCGATTTATTTGCGGAAATTGGTGCAAAAAGTTCAATTTCATGCGTAGGTGTCACTTGCTTGGATCTTTTAAATAGTTCTCACTTAAAAAATAAGTACGGAATTACTGAAAGCCGCTACTTATTAATTTATATATTCCATGATCTTGAAAAAGAGCAGATTCGTTATATTGGTTGCCCTCTTTTATTTGGTCAAACAATGCAGTCATACTCTCAAATTTGGAGTTCTCTTTTCTATCAAGAAAAAGAAGTATACAAAAATTTTGGTATCACTTTCTATGTCGATGAGCGTATTCAACATGAGATTCTTGAGAAGGATAATTCACACTTTCTCGAAAAAGATTTTGTTAAGGGAGATGTCCTTCGTGATTCTTCAATAGAAAATGATCTCTATGATTATCTTAATGTGAATCTTCATGAGTATGGTGTAGAGTCAAGCGATGTGAGTTTTGAGTTCTTAACAAACGGTAAGAACATTCAAAAGATGAAGGTCTCTCAAGATTCTCCATTTATAGGCCTAGAGAAACGATTTGAAAAAATTAATATAAGCGACTATCCAAAGTATATTAGTCATTTCAATATTTATACCCCATTTTCGTATCAGCTTCTTTGGTTTGAAGTCCAATCATATCTTAAAGGAACCACTTATACTCAATACCTTGAAGCCAAGAAAATGCTTTTTCTTGAAATTTCGCGTCTCTATGAGCATATTCAATCTTTGAAAGAAAGTTTTTTACTAATCGATGAAAAGTCTGCGAATGAACTCTGTGAAAGTATTCAAAATGATTTCTATATGTTGTTTTGTCAGATCGATTCAGGTCGACCATATCCTATAATTACTAATGATTTTGAATCGAGACTTCCAGAAGGCTGGCTCAGAAAGTGTATCGAATTACTTCAAAAGTATGGTCCATTGCTTGAAAAATTAAAGTCTTCAATTGTTTCTCTAGATAGAATTGTAAAGAAGACGATGATTTCTAATAAGACAATTCATCCATTAAAAGCTGGTCTAAGTGGACTGGGCCTAAGAAGCTTTGGTGTTAGTTATGATATTAGAAAAAATCAACCATTCTATCTCTACGATCAGCTTGAATTGAAAGTTCCGCTTGGGATTTCAGGGTCTTCATATGATCGTCTATTGATTAGACTTGAAGAGGTTCTTGAAGTTAGTTCAAATATTGTAAGACTAGTCGAAGGCTTTCCGGTATTCTCGGCAGATAGTGCTCATTTCTCTGTTCCACATTTTGAAGAAGAAGAAATCTTATTTGCGACGACAGAAAATGCTCACGGTGATATCAGTTTTATTATGCATTCACTGCCTTCTCAGCATATGATGAGTCGTTTCCACGTAATTAATCCATCTCTTAGATTTCTCTATTCTTTTGAGAACTTCTATTCGCATACTAATGTAGACTTGATCGCGATGGATTGGGTGACTCTCGGTTTAAATATTTCAGAGGTTGTTAAATGA